CTGCCTTTGTCACTAGAGGAAAGTTAAGCCAATGCCTAattcctgctgggatttttTATTCTCCTCAGATCAGGGTGGAGACAAGTTCTGTGTTAGTCAAATGGGGCAGGACAGATCTGGATCAGGAGTGATTCtagtctggagaaaaacagggaaaggtTTAAAATCTTGTTTGCTCACAGAACAGAGAGTAATGGTTTGTACTGAGTTGCAATAAGGATGCTTTTGCTGGGAAAAACTCAAAACTGGTAGGCTGGCGAGTTTTGAGCTGTTATGCATCAGATGATCAAGTGCTGAGCTTTTGTGGATGAAGAGTGATGGCACTCTGTTCAGTGCAAGGATTTATGCAGTGCAGATTTGTCTCAGTTAAATCTGAAACATTCATCCTTTTCTGATATGCTGAAAATGGAAGGATTTTGTAAAAGTCACTGAAGATGCCTTCACATAAAATTGACTTTGTATGGAAAATAATCTTGGGTAGATTTGGAGTTGATGGGATGAGTTTGTATGTTTGTAAGTGTTTTCCAAAGGTATAAAGTTAATTCTTTTACTACTGTCAAGGGGatatttttgttacattttcagGGCATCTCATTGATGCAAGAGGAACTGATAATAAGTGAAGTTGTGTATTTCTAGTTCTCTACTGACTTTGCTTCGGTGTCCTGTTTTTTCAAAGCTTCCCATAAGGCTGGATATGaagcttttaattttcctgGGATTCATGTCTTTCAAATGCTGGCTTACCTAATGCAGGCAGGTTTTCAAATACTTTGTAACAAATGCAGCCAAAGTTCCCTCAAAacattcaattttatttttttccctctctttaaGGTTCGGACCCCACGGAATCCCTGTGACCATATTTCCTAAAAGGGAATACAAGGATAAACCTGAAGCCATGCAGCTCCAAAGTAAACCATTCCAAGACGAGGCACAGGTGAAGTGTGAGTCTGACGCTGCAGTCCCTGATGACTCTCCCCTCACACAGCCATCAGAGCCCAGCATAGCTAAAAGCCTATGGACTTCTAAACCACCTCCTCTCTTTCACGAGGGAGCACCGTACCCTCCTCCTTTGTTTATCAGGGACACGTATAACCAGTCAATACCTCAACCTCCACCCCGGAAAATCAAGCGGCCCAAGCGTAAAATGTACAGGGAGGAACCCACTTCGATCATGAACGCGATCAAACTACGGCCCCGGCAGGTCTTGTGTGACAAGTGCAAAAACAGTGTtgttgcagaaaaaaaggaaatcaaaaaaGGTGGCAATGCAAGTGACTCTTCAAAATACGAGGATAGTAAAAAGCGAAGAAATGAGAGCGTGACTACTGTGAATAAAAAACTTAAGACTGACCATAAGGTGGATGGAAAAAGCCAAAATGAAAGCCAGAAAAGGAACGCTGTGGTCAAGGTTTCAAATATTGCCCACGGCAGAAGCAGAGTAGTTAAAGTTTCCGCACAAGCAAATACTTCAAAAGCGCagttaaatacaaaaaaagttCTCCAGAGCAAAAACATGGATCATGCAAAAGCTCGGGAAGTCTTGAAAATGGCCAAAGAAAAGGCACAAAAGAAGCAGAGTGCAACCTCCTCTTCCAAAAATGCACATTCTAAGGTCCACTTCACACGGCGTCTCCAGAACACCAGCTCAGGTTCCCTCCCGCCCCGATTGCGTTTAAAGCCACAAAGGTATCGGAATGAAGAAAATGACTCTTCTCTCAAGACAGGACTTGAGAAAATACGGAGTGGCAAGATGGCAACTAAGCCCCAGTCTCGCTGCTCCTCCACCCGCTCAGCAGGTGAGGCCCCTTCAGAAAATCAGAGCCCCTCAGAAGGCCCCGAAGAGGCCAGCAGTGAGGTTCAGGACACGAGTGAAGTGCATGTAACTGTTGATCAGGATGAACACCAGACACTGGGCAAGAGAGGCAGCAAAAGCAATATAACGGTTTACATGACCCTTAATCAAAAGAAATCTGACTCTTCCAGTGCATCAGTTTGTAGTAGTGATAGCACAGATGATTTGAAATCCACCAACTCTGAGTGTAGCTCTACTGAAAGCTTTGATTTTCCTCCAGGCAGCATGCAtgcaccttcctcctcctcctcctcttcgaaggaagagaaaaagctcAGTAATTCCTTGAAAACGGAAGTCTTTTCCAAAAACGTCTCTAAATGTGTCACACCAGATGGCAGGACCGTATGTGTAGGGGACATTGTTTGGGCCAAGATTTATGGCTTCCCTTGGTGGCCAGCCCGTATCCTTACCATAACTGTGAGCCGGAAAGATAACGGCCTTTTAGTTCGGCAGGAGGCTCGTATCTCGTGGTTCGGCTCCACTACAACATCTTTCCTTGCTCTTGCACAGCTCTCCCCCTTTTTAGAAAGCTTCCAGTTGCGCTTTAATAAGAAGAGAAAGGGTCTGTACCGCAAGGCCGTCACAGAGGCAGCCAAGGCTGCTAAGCAGCTCACCCCCGAGGTTCGGGCCCTGCTGACGCAGTTTGAAACGTGAACATGGAAAGTAAGGTAGGCAAGAAACCTGGAGGCTCCACAAAATCCATAGCCTAGTTAGAGAACTACCAT
This DNA window, taken from Pseudopipra pipra isolate bDixPip1 chromosome 15, bDixPip1.hap1, whole genome shotgun sequence, encodes the following:
- the PWWP2A gene encoding PWWP domain-containing protein 2A isoform X2 produces the protein MAAMAAEAAATAAVPGDGGAGEAEPEMEPIPGSEAGADPPPAVSEAVESAVPDGEEADGGKAEEPPPVQRARSPGGTREPDAGRTEEPPPSPRSPAVESPRSEPRAAPSPGCSEPPQPCPPPEPAREPPQPCPPAAGGSAGPGEEPSRPEEEEPDAAAAVEPDPPVPATPGAGEAEAPALLPGSEVRVTLDHIIEDALVVSFRLGEKLFSGVLMDLSKRFGPHGIPVTIFPKREYKDKPEAMQLQSKPFQDEAQVKCESDAAVPDDSPLTQPSEPSIAKSLWTSKPPPLFHEGAPYPPPLFIRDTYNQSIPQPPPRKIKRPKRKMYREEPTSIMNAIKLRPRQVLCDKCKNSVVAEKKEIKKGGNASDSSKYEDSKKRRNESVTTVNKKLKTDHKVDGKSQNESQKRNAVVKVSNIAHGRSRVVKVSAQANTSKAQLNTKKVLQSKNMDHAKAREVLKMAKEKAQKKQSATSSSKNAHSKVHFTRRLQNTSSGSLPPRLRLKPQRYRNEENDSSLKTGLEKIRSGKMATKPQSRCSSTRSAGKGRRNKSGS
- the PWWP2A gene encoding PWWP domain-containing protein 2A isoform X1 — its product is MAAMAAEAAATAAVPGDGGAGEAEPEMEPIPGSEAGADPPPAVSEAVESAVPDGEEADGGKAEEPPPVQRARSPGGTREPDAGRTEEPPPSPRSPAVESPRSEPRAAPSPGCSEPPQPCPPPEPAREPPQPCPPAAGGSAGPGEEPSRPEEEEPDAAAAVEPDPPVPATPGAGEAEAPALLPGSEVRVTLDHIIEDALVVSFRLGEKLFSGVLMDLSKRFGPHGIPVTIFPKREYKDKPEAMQLQSKPFQDEAQVKCESDAAVPDDSPLTQPSEPSIAKSLWTSKPPPLFHEGAPYPPPLFIRDTYNQSIPQPPPRKIKRPKRKMYREEPTSIMNAIKLRPRQVLCDKCKNSVVAEKKEIKKGGNASDSSKYEDSKKRRNESVTTVNKKLKTDHKVDGKSQNESQKRNAVVKVSNIAHGRSRVVKVSAQANTSKAQLNTKKVLQSKNMDHAKAREVLKMAKEKAQKKQSATSSSKNAHSKVHFTRRLQNTSSGSLPPRLRLKPQRYRNEENDSSLKTGLEKIRSGKMATKPQSRCSSTRSAGEAPSENQSPSEGPEEASSEVQDTSEVHVTVDQDEHQTLGKRGSKSNITVYMTLNQKKSDSSSASVCSSDSTDDLKSTNSECSSTESFDFPPGSMHAPSSSSSSSKEEKKLSNSLKTEVFSKNVSKCVTPDGRTVCVGDIVWAKIYGFPWWPARILTITVSRKDNGLLVRQEARISWFGSTTTSFLALAQLSPFLESFQLRFNKKRKGLYRKAVTEAAKAAKQLTPEVRALLTQFET
- the PWWP2A gene encoding PWWP domain-containing protein 2A isoform X3: MAAMAAEAAATAAVPGDGGAGEAEPEMEPIPGSEAGADPPPAVSEAVESAVPDGEEADGGKAEEPPPVQRARSPGGTREPDAGRTEEPPPSPRSPAVESPRSEPRAAPSPGCSEPPQPCPPPEPAREPPQPCPPAAGGSAGPGEEPSRPEEEEPDAAAAVEPDPPVPATPGAGEAEAPALLPGSEVRVTLDHIIEDALVVSFRLGEKLFSGVLMDLSKRFGPHGIPVTIFPKREYKDKPEAMQLQSKPFQDEAQVKCESDAAVPDDSPLTQPSEPSIAKSLWTSKPPPLFHEGAPYPPPLFIRDTYNQSIPQPPPRKIKRPKRKMYREEPTSIMNAIKLRPRQVLCDKCKNSVVAEKKEIKKGGNASDSSKYEDSKKRRNESVTTVNKKLKTDHKVDGKSQNESQKRNAVVKVSNIAHGRSRVVKVSAQANTSKAQLNTKKVLQSKNMDHAKAREVLKMAKEKAQKKQSATSSSKNAHSKVHFTRRLQNTSSGSLPPRLRLKPQRYRNEENDSSLKTGLEKIRSGKMATKPQSRCSSTRSAAQRH